In Streptomyces sp. NBC_00414, a single window of DNA contains:
- a CDS encoding PA14 domain-containing protein: MRIRPLRNRLALLVAALLGAAGLAAAPVATAVEEPPEVHGLKGEYYTQSAPGAFDFDELKATGMDARLDFDNLESRLRSATGKSDDVSVRWTGRIVPEKTGPTTFSIIGDNGFRLWVDGKLTIDHWVDDWDREQSAEPVELTAGKAYDIKVEYFEHYGGSNLHLRWTPPGGAKTAVPQSAFLLPAGYDYDGAIATTVLETGRTLRLDFAQKLKAPPAGLTDHLDAVIGGATWPLGRVKLDPADHRSLLIALKEPVVGNKTGTARGTADVRYDGAGGLSAEDGNVVKSFWSSGTNLSTHQLSTKWGKDVTPANAHREYPRPQLTRDDWKNLNGSWQFAAAEAGEQPPVGRNLAEKILVPYPVESQLSGIERHEDRMWYRRTFTVPKDWKIGSKQRLRLNFGAVDWRSEVYVNGTKVADHQGGYDKFSADVTDALKPGRTQELIVGVYDPTDAANGENPPIGKQRLDPSGIWYTPSSGIWQTVWMEPVAADHVDSLALTPDVAAGTLTVAPKGVRDGVPVTATAYEGKRKVATVSGRTGGPLTLRIRDARLWSPDDPFLYDLKVKVGSDRVSSYFGMRSISVENVGGTPRTVLNGKPVFMMATLDQGFWPDGLHTAPSDKALAHDLKMHKEMGFNSVRKHIKVEPDRWFYWADRLGLMVWQDMPAMTAGVNPSATARAGYEREMKQMIDEHISSPSIVMWVTFNEGWGQYDVGRIAEQAKAWDPTRLVNNQSGLNLGADGGTGDIMDEHGYPSPALPPHPDGRRAQVMGEYGGLGLAVPGHAWSVQQSYVDVDPATYTDDYLTKLAEVHALACEGGNGAVYTQIADVEGELNGLLTYDRAVVKPDVKRLKAAHEALIDDVSRATPAGCV; encoded by the coding sequence GTGCGCATCAGACCACTCAGAAATCGGCTCGCCCTGCTCGTCGCGGCCTTACTCGGTGCCGCGGGACTGGCCGCCGCACCGGTCGCGACGGCCGTGGAGGAGCCTCCCGAGGTCCACGGCCTGAAGGGTGAGTACTACACCCAGTCCGCCCCCGGCGCCTTCGACTTCGACGAACTCAAAGCCACCGGCATGGACGCGCGACTCGACTTCGACAACCTGGAGTCGCGTCTGCGTTCCGCGACCGGGAAGTCGGACGACGTCAGCGTCCGCTGGACCGGCCGGATCGTGCCGGAGAAGACCGGTCCCACCACCTTCTCCATCATCGGGGACAACGGCTTCCGGCTGTGGGTGGACGGGAAACTCACCATCGACCACTGGGTCGACGACTGGGACCGCGAACAGAGTGCGGAACCGGTGGAGCTGACCGCGGGCAAGGCCTACGACATCAAGGTCGAGTACTTCGAGCACTACGGAGGCTCCAACCTCCACCTGCGCTGGACTCCGCCCGGCGGCGCCAAGACGGCCGTTCCCCAGTCGGCGTTCCTGCTGCCCGCGGGCTACGACTACGACGGCGCCATCGCCACCACGGTCCTGGAGACCGGCCGCACGCTGCGGCTCGACTTCGCCCAGAAGCTCAAGGCACCCCCGGCCGGTCTCACCGACCACCTGGACGCGGTGATCGGCGGCGCCACCTGGCCGCTCGGACGCGTCAAGCTCGACCCGGCGGACCACAGGTCCCTGCTCATCGCGCTCAAGGAGCCCGTGGTCGGCAACAAGACCGGCACCGCGCGCGGCACCGCCGATGTGCGCTACGACGGAGCGGGGGGCCTCTCCGCGGAGGACGGCAACGTTGTCAAGTCCTTCTGGAGCAGCGGCACCAACCTCTCGACCCACCAGCTGAGCACCAAGTGGGGCAAGGACGTCACCCCGGCCAACGCCCACCGCGAGTACCCGCGGCCGCAGCTCACCCGCGACGACTGGAAGAACCTCAACGGCTCCTGGCAGTTCGCGGCGGCCGAGGCGGGGGAGCAGCCCCCGGTGGGCCGGAACCTCGCCGAGAAGATCCTCGTCCCGTACCCCGTCGAGTCCCAGCTCTCGGGCATCGAGCGGCACGAGGACCGGATGTGGTACCGGCGCACCTTCACCGTCCCGAAGGACTGGAAGATCGGCTCGAAGCAGCGCCTGCGGCTCAACTTCGGCGCGGTCGACTGGCGCTCCGAGGTCTACGTCAACGGCACCAAGGTCGCCGATCACCAGGGCGGCTACGACAAGTTCAGCGCCGATGTCACCGACGCCCTCAAGCCGGGCCGTACCCAGGAGCTGATCGTCGGCGTCTACGACCCGACGGACGCCGCGAACGGCGAGAACCCGCCCATCGGCAAGCAGCGTCTCGACCCGAGCGGCATCTGGTACACGCCGTCCTCCGGCATCTGGCAGACCGTGTGGATGGAGCCCGTCGCCGCCGACCACGTCGACTCGCTCGCCCTCACCCCGGACGTGGCCGCGGGCACGCTGACGGTCGCACCGAAGGGCGTACGCGACGGAGTACCGGTCACCGCGACCGCGTACGAGGGCAAGCGCAAGGTGGCCACCGTCTCCGGCCGCACGGGCGGACCGCTCACCCTGAGGATCCGTGACGCGCGGCTGTGGTCGCCGGACGACCCGTTCCTGTACGACCTCAAGGTCAAGGTCGGATCCGACCGCGTCAGCAGCTACTTCGGCATGCGGTCCATCTCCGTCGAGAACGTCGGAGGAACCCCTCGCACGGTCCTCAACGGCAAGCCGGTCTTCATGATGGCCACCCTCGACCAGGGCTTCTGGCCCGACGGCCTGCACACCGCCCCGAGCGACAAGGCATTGGCCCACGACCTCAAGATGCACAAGGAGATGGGCTTCAACTCGGTCCGCAAGCACATCAAGGTCGAACCCGACCGGTGGTTCTACTGGGCCGACAGGCTCGGCCTGATGGTGTGGCAGGACATGCCGGCCATGACGGCGGGCGTCAACCCGTCCGCCACCGCCCGCGCCGGCTACGAGCGCGAGATGAAGCAGATGATCGACGAACACATCAGCAGTCCGTCGATCGTCATGTGGGTCACCTTCAACGAAGGGTGGGGCCAGTACGACGTGGGCCGCATCGCCGAACAGGCCAAGGCCTGGGACCCGACACGCCTGGTCAACAACCAGTCGGGCCTCAACCTCGGCGCCGACGGCGGCACGGGCGACATCATGGACGAGCACGGCTACCCGAGCCCCGCCCTGCCGCCGCATCCGGACGGCAGACGGGCCCAGGTCATGGGTGAGTACGGCGGCCTCGGCCTGGCCGTGCCCGGACACGCCTGGTCGGTGCAGCAGTCCTATGTCGACGTCGACCCGGCCACGTACACCGACGACTACCTCACCAAGCTCGCCGAGGTGCACGCCCTGGCCTGCGAGGGCGGCAACGGCGCGGTGTACACCCAGATCGCGGACGTCGAGGGCGAACTCAACGGGCTGCTCACCTACGACCGCGCGGTCGTCAAGCCCGATGTGAAGCGGCTCAAGGCGGCCCACGAGGCCCTGATCGACGACGTGTCCCGGGCGACTCCCGCGGGCTGCGTCTGA
- a CDS encoding toxin Doc, giving the protein MMLHVDIAWLLDIQEQAVPEDVTVGDYSALVAAVARHKTRIPRPGLATPDAAWRAAALLHTIVRLEPLPYRNSLYACQVAVAYMHTSAEGIDPPYGALVELVRDIQARKATVYQAADRIRTWRI; this is encoded by the coding sequence CTGATGCTCCATGTCGACATCGCCTGGCTGCTCGACATCCAGGAGCAGGCCGTTCCCGAGGACGTGACCGTCGGGGACTACTCCGCCCTGGTGGCCGCGGTCGCCCGCCACAAGACCCGCATCCCGCGCCCCGGCCTCGCCACACCGGACGCGGCCTGGCGGGCGGCGGCGCTCCTGCACACGATCGTCCGGCTGGAGCCCCTGCCGTACCGGAACTCCCTGTACGCCTGCCAGGTCGCCGTCGCCTACATGCACACCTCCGCCGAGGGCATCGATCCGCCTTACGGGGCACTGGTCGAGCTGGTGCGTGACATCCAGGCCCGCAAGGCCACCGTCTACCAGGCCGCCGACCGGATACGTACCTGGCGGATCTGA